The following proteins come from a genomic window of Bradyrhizobium sp. SZCCHNS1050:
- a CDS encoding L-aspartate oxidase: MSIDVSKLIGRPVIIGGGAAGLMTALALAPEPVVLLSKSPLGAEASSMWAQGGLAAAVGDDDDPGLHLKDTLAAGAGLCGEAAARRIIDAAPAAVERLAQLGVAFDRGADGRWRLGLEAAHSRNRIVHATGDGTGREIMRALIAAVRRCASVTLLEGVEARRLIVNDNAIQGVAAARGDEALILATTRVVIATGGIGGLFLDSTNPAGCFGQGLALAARAGAVLSDLEFVQFHPTAFDGPSRPLPLLTEAIRGDGAVLIDDTGTRFMADEPGAELAPRDVVARAVWRRRAQGRRVFLDAREKPGKDFAARYPVISAFCRMAGIDPARDPIPVRPAVHYHMGGIAVDTMGRSTVEGLWACGEASRTGLHGANRLASNSLMEAIVCAQWVAESVAGAPQRAGKPCAVAAIPPGSDPSAARPLLSHALGVMREHRTIAAAVSGLLPLAEQAGSMADPALVGLMLAVAAHAREESRGAHFRSDRPGTLPVAQPSSLTLPEAIAVARDIVEAEQTPFRSAVP, encoded by the coding sequence ATGAGCATCGATGTTTCGAAGTTGATCGGCCGTCCCGTGATCATCGGCGGCGGTGCCGCAGGTCTGATGACGGCGCTTGCGCTTGCGCCCGAGCCGGTCGTGCTGTTGTCGAAGTCGCCGCTCGGCGCGGAGGCGTCGAGCATGTGGGCGCAGGGTGGACTGGCTGCGGCGGTTGGCGATGACGATGATCCGGGGCTGCATCTGAAGGACACGCTCGCCGCCGGAGCCGGATTGTGCGGCGAGGCCGCCGCGCGCCGCATCATCGATGCTGCGCCGGCCGCGGTCGAGCGCCTCGCGCAGCTTGGCGTTGCGTTCGACCGAGGTGCGGATGGACGTTGGCGTCTGGGCCTGGAGGCCGCACACAGCCGCAACCGGATCGTGCATGCGACGGGCGACGGCACGGGACGCGAGATCATGCGCGCGCTGATCGCGGCTGTCAGGCGTTGTGCTTCGGTGACCTTGCTCGAAGGCGTCGAGGCGCGCCGGCTGATCGTCAATGACAACGCGATCCAGGGCGTGGCTGCGGCGCGCGGCGACGAAGCTCTGATCCTCGCCACGACACGCGTCGTGATCGCAACCGGCGGCATCGGCGGCTTGTTCCTCGACAGCACCAATCCGGCCGGTTGTTTCGGCCAGGGCCTCGCGCTGGCGGCGCGGGCCGGGGCCGTGCTGTCCGATCTCGAATTCGTGCAGTTTCACCCCACCGCGTTCGACGGACCGTCGCGGCCGCTGCCGCTGCTCACCGAGGCGATCCGCGGCGATGGCGCCGTCCTGATCGACGACACCGGCACGCGCTTCATGGCCGACGAGCCCGGCGCTGAGCTGGCGCCGCGCGACGTGGTGGCGCGGGCGGTATGGCGCCGCCGTGCGCAAGGCCGCCGCGTGTTCCTCGATGCGCGCGAAAAGCCGGGCAAGGATTTCGCCGCGCGCTATCCCGTGATCAGCGCGTTCTGCCGCATGGCGGGCATCGACCCCGCGCGCGATCCGATCCCGGTGCGGCCGGCCGTGCACTATCATATGGGCGGCATCGCTGTTGACACGATGGGACGCAGCACGGTCGAGGGATTGTGGGCCTGTGGCGAGGCCAGCCGCACCGGCCTGCACGGCGCCAACAGGCTCGCCAGCAACTCGCTGATGGAAGCGATCGTCTGCGCGCAATGGGTGGCCGAAAGCGTGGCCGGCGCGCCGCAGCGTGCGGGCAAGCCGTGCGCGGTGGCTGCCATTCCGCCGGGGTCCGATCCGTCGGCCGCACGGCCGCTGCTGTCGCATGCGCTGGGCGTGATGCGCGAGCATCGCACGATCGCGGCTGCCGTCAGCGGCCTGCTTCCACTGGCAGAGCAGGCCGGGTCCATGGCTGACCCGGCGCTGGTCGGCCTGATGCTTGCGGTCGCGGCCCATGCGCGGGAGGAGAGCCGCGGCGCGCATTTCCGCAGCGATCGTCCGGGCACGCTGCCCGTCGCGCAGCCATCCAGCCTCACTCTGCCCGAGGCGATCGCGGTTGCCCGCGACATTGTCGAGGCCGAGCAGACGCCGTTCAGGAGCGCAGTGCCATGA
- a CDS encoding NrtR DNA-binding winged helix domain-containing protein, with protein sequence MSKVNKRPQKTVTAQDAITADLVAVLVAVTDGHPKIMTIEHAAALPSGPFQFAHRSLQMGLRAWVEAQTGHPLGYVEQLYTFADRGRGGDPDAPHRISISYLGLTREEEGREGADAQWSSWYDYFPWEDHRDGPPTILAKIIAPKLKAWARAAHEPALQKTRWQRAAITFGLDGREWNEELTLQRYELLYEAALIPESVREKGASQPMLPGRAMIGDHRRILATGIARLRAKIKYRPVVFELMPEEFTLLQLQRSVEALAGRLVHKQNFRRLIEQQELVEETGAIAADTIGRPAKLFRFRQGVLAERAVVGTKLPLSRS encoded by the coding sequence ATGTCGAAGGTGAACAAGCGGCCGCAGAAGACGGTGACGGCTCAGGATGCGATCACGGCGGACCTCGTCGCCGTGCTGGTGGCGGTGACCGACGGGCACCCGAAGATCATGACGATCGAGCATGCTGCGGCGCTTCCGAGCGGACCGTTTCAGTTCGCGCACCGCTCACTGCAGATGGGGCTGCGCGCCTGGGTCGAGGCGCAGACCGGCCATCCGCTCGGCTATGTCGAGCAGCTCTACACCTTCGCCGACCGCGGTCGCGGCGGCGATCCCGACGCGCCGCACCGCATCTCCATCAGCTATCTCGGTCTGACCCGCGAGGAGGAGGGGCGTGAGGGCGCGGATGCGCAATGGTCGTCGTGGTACGACTACTTCCCGTGGGAGGATCATCGCGACGGACCGCCGACGATCCTGGCCAAGATCATCGCGCCGAAGCTGAAGGCCTGGGCGCGAGCCGCCCACGAGCCGGCGCTGCAAAAGACGAGGTGGCAGCGCGCCGCCATCACCTTCGGTCTCGACGGCCGCGAGTGGAACGAGGAGCTGACGCTGCAGCGCTATGAGTTACTGTATGAGGCGGCGCTGATCCCCGAGAGCGTGCGCGAGAAGGGGGCCAGCCAGCCGATGCTGCCCGGGCGCGCCATGATCGGTGATCACCGTCGGATTCTCGCCACCGGCATTGCCCGCCTGCGCGCCAAGATCAAATACCGGCCGGTCGTGTTCGAGTTGATGCCGGAAGAATTTACACTGCTGCAATTGCAGCGCAGCGTCGAGGCTCTCGCCGGCCGGCTCGTGCACAAGCAGAACTTCCGCCGCCTCATCGAGCAGCAGGAACTGGTTGAAGAGACAGGCGCAATTGCTGCCGACACGATTGGCCGGCCGGCCAAGCTGTTTCGCTTCCGGCAGGGGGTGCTGGCCGAGCGGGCGGTGGTCGGAACCAAGCTGCCGCTCTCGCGATCTTGA
- a CDS encoding transglycosylase SLT domain-containing protein: MPLSGVAAEQASDRDAAVPADPKDGARQDSPQEAAKPADAAAEGSENKSEEPKESGTREAICLMIESAAKANDLPLEFFARVIWQESRFQSDAVGPVTRNGQRAQGIAQFMPGTANERQLLDPFDPVQALPKSAQFLAELRDQFGNLGLAAAAYNAGPRRVQDWLAGKGQMPWETRNYVSAITGATIDEWAAAGNGGKTLPSPPPTSCRQLMAMLKRAPNPFVTELEQHVALSAAKPWGVQLAAGFDRNKALAMYSRAIKGLGPVIGDRDPSLLSSVMRSRGNRAFYQVRIGAETRAEADALCSRIREAGGACFVLRNRSG; the protein is encoded by the coding sequence ATGCCCTTGTCCGGCGTGGCGGCGGAGCAGGCCTCCGACCGTGACGCTGCCGTGCCGGCTGATCCGAAGGACGGCGCCCGGCAGGATTCGCCGCAGGAGGCTGCCAAGCCGGCAGACGCTGCGGCAGAGGGCTCGGAGAACAAGTCCGAGGAGCCCAAGGAGAGCGGTACGCGCGAGGCGATCTGCCTGATGATCGAATCCGCAGCCAAGGCGAATGATCTGCCGCTCGAATTCTTCGCTCGCGTGATCTGGCAGGAGAGCCGCTTCCAGAGCGATGCAGTCGGGCCGGTCACGCGCAACGGCCAGCGCGCGCAGGGAATCGCGCAGTTCATGCCGGGCACGGCGAACGAGCGCCAGTTGCTCGATCCGTTCGATCCGGTTCAGGCGCTGCCGAAGTCGGCGCAGTTCCTGGCCGAGCTGCGCGACCAGTTCGGCAATCTCGGGCTCGCGGCGGCGGCCTACAATGCGGGGCCGCGCCGGGTGCAGGACTGGCTCGCCGGCAAGGGGCAGATGCCCTGGGAGACCCGCAACTACGTCTCGGCCATCACGGGAGCCACGATCGATGAGTGGGCGGCCGCCGGTAACGGCGGCAAGACGCTGCCAAGCCCGCCGCCGACCTCGTGTCGTCAGCTGATGGCGATGTTGAAGCGCGCGCCGAATCCGTTCGTCACGGAGCTCGAGCAGCATGTGGCGCTGTCGGCCGCGAAACCCTGGGGCGTCCAACTGGCTGCAGGCTTCGACCGCAACAAGGCGCTCGCGATGTATTCGCGGGCGATCAAGGGGCTTGGCCCGGTCATCGGCGACCGCGACCCGAGCCTGCTGTCGTCGGTGATGCGCTCGCGCGGCAACCGCGCCTTCTACCAGGTGCGGATCGGCGCCGAGACACGGGCCGAGGCCGACGCGCTCTGCAGTCGGATCCGCGAGGCCGGCGGTGCCTGCTTCGTGCTGCGCAATCGCTCCGGATAG
- the nadC gene encoding carboxylating nicotinate-nucleotide diphosphorylase encodes MTLNPLSPLLYEPLVRMALLEDLGRAGDITTDAIVPAEQRASLKLRARQHGVIAGLDVARCAFQTVSPDVRMEIVRPDGSVVTPGDAIATISGPARALLTGERVALNFLCRLSGVASATASLVSAVKGTKAQIVCTRKTTPGLRALEKYAVRAGGGGNHRFGLDDAVLIKDNHIAIAGGIKAAITRAKAHAGHLVKIEVEVDTLAQLEQALTLGVDAVLLDNMTPAELETAVGMISGKAISEASGRITVETAPAIAAAGVDLISVGWITHSSAALDIGLDEA; translated from the coding sequence ATGACTCTCAATCCTCTCTCGCCCTTGCTCTACGAGCCGCTGGTGCGCATGGCGCTGCTCGAGGATCTCGGCCGCGCCGGCGACATCACCACCGATGCCATCGTCCCCGCCGAGCAGCGCGCCTCGCTGAAGCTGCGGGCGCGCCAGCACGGGGTGATCGCAGGCCTCGATGTGGCGCGCTGCGCCTTCCAGACCGTCTCGCCGGACGTGCGCATGGAGATCGTGCGACCGGACGGCAGCGTCGTGACGCCGGGAGACGCGATCGCGACCATCAGCGGCCCGGCACGGGCGCTCCTGACCGGCGAGCGCGTGGCGCTCAACTTCCTCTGCCGCTTGAGCGGGGTCGCCAGCGCGACGGCGTCCCTGGTATCGGCGGTGAAGGGGACGAAGGCGCAGATCGTCTGCACCCGCAAGACCACGCCGGGCCTGCGCGCGCTGGAGAAATATGCGGTGCGCGCTGGAGGCGGCGGCAATCACCGGTTCGGGCTCGATGACGCCGTCCTGATCAAGGACAACCACATCGCCATCGCCGGCGGCATCAAGGCTGCCATCACGCGCGCAAAGGCCCATGCCGGCCATCTCGTCAAGATCGAGGTCGAGGTCGACACTCTGGCTCAGCTCGAGCAGGCGCTGACGCTGGGCGTCGATGCGGTGCTGCTCGACAACATGACGCCGGCGGAGCTCGAAACCGCGGTCGGCATGATCAGCGGCAAGGCCATCTCCGAAGCCTCGGGCCGGATCACCGTGGAGACCGCGCCCGCGATCGCCGCGGCCGGCGTCGACCTGATCTCGGTCGGCTGGATCACGCATTCGTCGGCCGCGCTCGACATCGGGCTCGACGAGGCCTGA
- the tsaA gene encoding tRNA (N6-threonylcarbamoyladenosine(37)-N6)-methyltransferase TrmO: MTTDTDLRPGEVAVDAPQPRDATLYFIGRIRTPWTSRLETPRQGSFEGPVCRLEIFEPWVPALQGIDAFSHLQVLYWLNRARRDLVKQSPRHHDGETRGTFALRSPVRPNPIGVSTVRFVALEGNTVLVRGLDCLDETPLIDLKPDHCAFTPAAKGEDDK, encoded by the coding sequence ATGACCACTGATACCGATCTGCGCCCGGGAGAAGTCGCCGTCGACGCGCCACAGCCGCGCGACGCCACGCTGTATTTCATCGGCCGCATCCGCACGCCCTGGACCTCACGGCTCGAGACGCCGCGGCAGGGCAGCTTCGAGGGGCCGGTGTGCCGGCTCGAGATCTTCGAGCCCTGGGTGCCGGCGCTGCAGGGCATCGACGCCTTCAGCCACCTCCAGGTGCTGTACTGGCTCAACCGGGCGCGCCGTGATCTCGTCAAGCAGAGCCCGCGGCATCATGACGGCGAAACCCGGGGCACCTTCGCGCTGCGCTCGCCGGTGCGTCCCAATCCGATCGGCGTGTCGACCGTCCGCTTCGTCGCGTTGGAAGGCAACACCGTGCTGGTGCGCGGTCTCGACTGCCTCGACGAGACGCCACTGATCGACCTGAAGCCGGATCATTGCGCGTTCACGCCGGCGGCGAAGGGTGAGGATGACAAATAG
- a CDS encoding GNAT family N-acetyltransferase, translating to MASPEITLEAVPGINEVPAAAWDACANPEGRVSPGSSSACGRAYNPFISHAFFSALEASGSATLRTGWAPRHLVAKMGDEVLGVVPCYLKSHSQGEYVFDRGWADAYERAGGRYYPKLQVSVPFTPATGPRLLIRADQDRDMIGNALAQGLKALCGISEASSVHVTFARQAEWELLAAQGFLQRTDQQFHWHNQGFSNFDDLLATMNSRHRKAIKRERRDALAAGITIHWLTGKDITEDAWDAFFEFYMETGSRKWGRPYLNRKFFSLIGESMADDVLLVMAKRESRWIAGAINFIGSDTLFGRNWGAIEHHPFLHFEVCYYQAIDFAIQHKLQVVEAGAQGEHKIARGYLPQTTYSAHYIADRGLRRAIDDYLKRERAYVEEAGRELAESAPFRKGMDEPS from the coding sequence ATGGCATCGCCTGAGATCACGCTCGAAGCCGTTCCCGGGATCAACGAGGTCCCGGCCGCAGCATGGGACGCCTGTGCCAATCCCGAGGGCCGCGTCAGTCCCGGCTCATCTTCCGCCTGCGGCCGCGCCTACAATCCGTTCATCTCACACGCGTTTTTCTCGGCGCTCGAAGCCTCCGGCTCGGCCACCCTGCGCACCGGCTGGGCGCCGCGCCATCTGGTGGCGAAGATGGGTGACGAGGTCCTCGGCGTCGTGCCGTGCTACCTCAAGTCCCACTCGCAGGGCGAATATGTCTTCGACCGCGGCTGGGCCGATGCCTATGAGCGGGCCGGCGGGCGCTACTATCCGAAGCTGCAGGTCTCGGTGCCGTTCACGCCGGCCACAGGGCCGCGGCTGCTGATCCGCGCCGACCAGGACCGGGACATGATCGGCAATGCCCTCGCCCAGGGACTGAAGGCGCTGTGCGGGATCAGCGAGGCGTCCTCGGTCCACGTCACCTTCGCCCGGCAGGCCGAATGGGAGCTGCTCGCCGCGCAGGGCTTCCTGCAACGCACCGACCAGCAGTTCCACTGGCACAATCAGGGTTTTTCCAACTTCGACGATTTACTGGCGACGATGAATTCGCGCCACCGCAAGGCGATCAAGCGCGAGCGGCGCGACGCATTGGCCGCCGGCATCACCATCCATTGGCTGACCGGCAAGGACATCACCGAGGACGCCTGGGACGCATTCTTCGAATTCTACATGGAGACCGGCTCACGCAAGTGGGGCCGGCCGTATCTCAACCGCAAGTTCTTCTCGCTGATCGGCGAGAGCATGGCCGACGACGTGCTGCTGGTCATGGCCAAGCGCGAGAGCCGCTGGATCGCCGGCGCGATCAACTTCATCGGCTCGGACACGCTGTTCGGGCGCAACTGGGGCGCCATCGAGCACCACCCGTTCCTGCATTTCGAGGTCTGCTACTACCAGGCGATCGACTTTGCGATCCAGCACAAGCTCCAAGTCGTCGAAGCTGGCGCTCAGGGCGAGCACAAGATCGCGCGCGGCTACCTGCCGCAGACCACCTACTCCGCGCACTACATCGCCGACCGCGGCCTGCGCCGGGCCATTGACGACTATCTCAAGCGCGAGCGCGCCTATGTCGAGGAAGCCGGCCGCGAGCTCGCCGAATCCGCCCCGTTCCGGAAAGGCATGGACGAGCCGTCTTGA
- a CDS encoding AzlD domain-containing protein, which yields MSDFIGDWHALVVLLVAGVIPNQIWRLLGLWFGSGLDEGSDLLMWVKAVATAILAGVIAQILVQPPGALASVPWGLRYGAVVAGLAAFMASRRSIFAGVVCGEAAMLAGKWWLG from the coding sequence ATGAGCGACTTCATCGGCGATTGGCATGCGCTCGTGGTGCTGCTGGTGGCGGGCGTGATCCCCAACCAGATCTGGCGCCTGCTCGGACTTTGGTTCGGCAGCGGGCTCGACGAGGGCTCGGACCTGCTGATGTGGGTCAAGGCGGTCGCGACCGCCATCTTGGCGGGGGTCATCGCCCAGATCCTGGTGCAGCCGCCGGGCGCGCTCGCCAGCGTGCCTTGGGGGCTGCGCTACGGTGCCGTCGTTGCCGGCCTTGCGGCCTTCATGGCGAGCCGCCGCTCGATCTTTGCCGGTGTCGTCTGCGGCGAAGCCGCGATGCTGGCCGGCAAATGGTGGCTCGGCTGA
- a CDS encoding cell envelope integrity EipB family protein, with protein sequence MAHSFRLSMGALAVAAITFGPAQAGAAVPFLPHQALYDLSLVKSRGSSPVNSARGRILYNFSGNACNGYTSEFRQVSELDLGEGKVTLSDLRSTAWEDGAGKSYRFKIDSRMNEQASSPVDGIAERTGDHITVKLKQPEAKTFTLDGSTVFPTEQIHRIIAAAREGKSLLELTVYDGSDNGEKVYNTLTVIGAPVPADKAAAKPDASTDNDEMKKMTRWPVTVSYYDRDAKRAEGEQTPVYAMSFELYENGVSRALVLDYNDFVIAGALGKFDVKDVKDGKPCSN encoded by the coding sequence ATGGCTCATTCGTTCCGACTGTCGATGGGAGCGCTCGCCGTCGCGGCGATCACGTTCGGTCCGGCGCAGGCCGGGGCGGCTGTGCCGTTCCTGCCGCATCAGGCGCTCTATGACCTGAGCCTGGTCAAGTCGCGCGGCTCGAGCCCCGTCAACAGCGCGCGCGGTCGCATCCTCTACAATTTCTCTGGCAACGCCTGCAACGGCTACACTTCGGAATTCCGCCAGGTCTCGGAGCTCGATCTCGGTGAGGGCAAGGTGACCCTGAGCGACCTGCGCTCCACCGCGTGGGAGGACGGCGCCGGCAAGAGCTACCGCTTCAAGATCGACTCGCGCATGAACGAGCAGGCCTCCAGCCCGGTCGACGGTATCGCCGAGCGCACCGGCGATCACATCACCGTCAAGCTCAAGCAGCCCGAGGCGAAGACCTTCACGCTCGACGGCTCGACCGTGTTTCCGACCGAGCAGATTCATCGCATCATCGCCGCCGCGCGCGAGGGCAAGTCGCTGCTCGAGCTGACGGTCTATGACGGCTCGGACAATGGCGAGAAGGTCTACAACACGCTGACCGTGATCGGTGCGCCGGTGCCGGCCGACAAGGCGGCCGCCAAGCCCGACGCCTCGACCGACAATGACGAGATGAAGAAGATGACGCGCTGGCCGGTGACGGTCAGCTATTATGACCGCGACGCCAAGCGGGCCGAGGGCGAGCAGACGCCGGTTTACGCGATGTCGTTCGAGCTCTACGAGAACGGCGTCTCGCGCGCGCTCGTGCTCGACTACAATGATTTCGTCATCGCCGGCGCGCTTGGCAAGTTCGACGTCAAGGACGTGAAGGACGGCAAGCCCTGCAGCAATTGA
- a CDS encoding HIT family protein, with amino-acid sequence MTAYDPNNPFAKILRGEFPCTKVYENDHVLAFLDIMPRVPGHTLVIPKAAARNILDITEEDYLHVGRAVRTIARAAKTAFAADGITVQQFNEHAGGQMVFHLHVHIMPRHNGDSLLPPASRKEDPKVLEENAAKLIAALKG; translated from the coding sequence ATGACCGCCTACGATCCCAACAATCCGTTCGCGAAGATCCTGCGCGGCGAATTCCCCTGCACCAAGGTCTATGAGAACGACCACGTGCTGGCGTTCCTCGACATCATGCCGCGCGTGCCCGGCCACACCCTGGTGATCCCGAAGGCCGCCGCACGCAACATCCTCGACATCACCGAGGAGGACTATCTCCACGTCGGCCGTGCCGTGCGCACCATCGCCCGCGCCGCCAAGACCGCGTTCGCCGCCGACGGCATCACGGTGCAGCAGTTCAACGAGCATGCCGGCGGCCAGATGGTGTTCCACCTGCACGTCCACATCATGCCTCGCCACAACGGCGATTCCCTGCTGCCACCGGCGAGCCGCAAGGAAGATCCGAAGGTGCTGGAGGAGAACGCCGCCAAGCTGATTGCGGCGCTGAAGGGCTGA
- the nadA gene encoding quinolinate synthase NadA, with protein MVDLVLPAVAPNASLAERLSRVIPPPEWAVFEDDVEAILALKRRRNAVVLAHNYQTPEIYHGVADIVGDSLLLAREATKVDAEVIVLAGVHFMAETAKLLNPDKTVLIPDVEAGCSLAESITADDVRLMRARHPGVPVVAYVNTSVAVKAESDVCCTSGNARAVVESLGVDHVIMLPDEYLARNVAAQTKVRITAWKGHCEVHERFSAEDVRTLRDNHPGVTVLAHPECPPEVVAEADFAGSTAAMSDFVGARRPARVVLLTECSMSDNVAVLHPDIEFIRPCNLCPHMKRITLKNIRHALETNTHEVTIDPAMAERARRAVERMLAS; from the coding sequence ATGGTCGATCTTGTCCTGCCCGCCGTCGCGCCGAATGCATCGCTTGCTGAGCGTCTGAGCCGGGTGATCCCGCCGCCGGAATGGGCTGTCTTCGAGGACGATGTCGAAGCCATTCTGGCGCTGAAGCGCCGGCGCAATGCCGTGGTGCTGGCGCACAACTATCAGACGCCCGAAATCTATCACGGCGTCGCCGACATCGTCGGCGACAGCCTGCTGCTGGCGCGCGAAGCGACCAAGGTCGATGCCGAGGTGATCGTGCTCGCCGGCGTCCACTTCATGGCCGAGACCGCCAAGCTGCTCAATCCCGACAAGACGGTGTTGATCCCCGACGTAGAGGCGGGCTGCTCATTGGCGGAGTCGATCACCGCCGACGACGTGCGGCTGATGCGCGCGCGCCACCCGGGCGTGCCCGTGGTCGCCTATGTCAACACGTCGGTGGCGGTGAAGGCCGAGTCCGACGTCTGCTGCACCTCCGGCAACGCGCGCGCGGTGGTCGAGTCGCTCGGTGTCGATCACGTCATCATGCTGCCGGATGAATATCTCGCGCGGAACGTCGCCGCACAGACGAAGGTCAGGATCACGGCTTGGAAAGGGCATTGCGAGGTGCATGAGCGCTTCAGCGCCGAGGACGTCCGCACGCTGCGCGACAACCATCCTGGTGTCACCGTGCTCGCGCATCCGGAATGTCCTCCAGAGGTCGTGGCGGAGGCGGACTTCGCCGGCTCCACCGCGGCGATGTCGGACTTCGTCGGAGCAAGAAGGCCGGCCCGGGTGGTGCTGCTGACAGAATGTTCGATGAGCGACAATGTCGCCGTGCTCCATCCTGACATCGAGTTCATCCGCCCCTGCAATCTGTGCCCGCACATGAAGCGGATCACCCTGAAGAACATCCGCCATGCGCTCGAGACTAACACGCACGAGGTCACGATCGATCCCGCGATGGCCGAGCGCGCGCGGCGCGCGGTGGAAAGGATGCTGGCATCATGA
- a CDS encoding glycerophosphodiester phosphodiesterase: MRAPDWLTARPVAHRGLHDADRGIIENMPAAARGAVAGNFAIECDIQLSADGEAMVHHDYDLGRLTEGTGPLIEKTAAELKAIKFKQTDEQMMTLGDLCNLIAGRVPLVIEVKSTFQGDRRLVRRMAEVLASYSGPVVGMSFDPDQVRALRETMPTLTRGIVAQRRYEDGYWAKLTQAQRDSMLHLKHGFSSQPHFVAYWIEQLPAPAPWIARNVFGCPLLTWTVRTPEQRAAAARYADQMIFEGFTPGT; the protein is encoded by the coding sequence ATGCGCGCACCTGACTGGCTGACGGCCCGCCCCGTCGCCCATCGCGGCCTGCACGATGCTGATCGCGGCATCATCGAGAACATGCCGGCCGCCGCACGCGGCGCCGTGGCCGGCAACTTCGCCATCGAATGCGACATCCAGCTGTCGGCCGATGGCGAGGCCATGGTGCATCACGACTATGATCTCGGCCGCCTCACCGAGGGCACCGGCCCGCTGATCGAGAAGACCGCGGCAGAGCTGAAAGCGATCAAGTTCAAGCAGACCGACGAGCAGATGATGACGCTCGGCGACCTCTGCAACCTGATCGCCGGGCGCGTGCCGCTGGTCATCGAGGTCAAGAGCACGTTCCAGGGCGATCGCCGGCTGGTCCGGCGCATGGCCGAGGTGCTGGCGTCCTACTCCGGCCCGGTGGTCGGGATGTCGTTCGATCCGGACCAGGTCCGCGCCTTGCGCGAGACCATGCCGACGCTGACGCGCGGCATCGTCGCGCAGCGCAGGTACGAGGACGGCTACTGGGCCAAGCTGACCCAGGCGCAGCGCGACAGCATGCTGCATCTCAAGCATGGCTTCAGCAGCCAGCCGCATTTCGTCGCCTATTGGATCGAGCAGCTGCCTGCGCCTGCCCCCTGGATCGCGCGCAACGTGTTCGGCTGCCCGCTGCTGACTTGGACCGTCCGCACCCCTGAGCAGCGTGCCGCCGCAGCCCGCTATGCGGATCAGATGATCTTCGAGGGGTTTACGCCGGGGACGTGA
- a CDS encoding RidA family protein, with amino-acid sequence MAGTVEQNLAAQGITLPAPKAPVANYVPFVRTGNLLFVSGQVCLGADGKMIASGKLGGGVSIEDGYAAAKGCGVNLLAQVKAAVGDLDKVVRVVRLGGFVNSAPDFLDGPKVLNGASDLMVAAFGDKGRHARTTVGVSALPSDAAVEVEGVFEVE; translated from the coding sequence ATGGCGGGTACGGTTGAACAGAATCTGGCGGCACAGGGCATCACACTGCCGGCACCAAAGGCGCCGGTGGCCAATTACGTCCCGTTCGTGCGCACCGGCAACCTGCTGTTCGTGTCGGGCCAGGTCTGCCTCGGCGCCGACGGCAAGATGATCGCCTCCGGCAAGCTCGGCGGCGGCGTGTCGATCGAGGACGGCTATGCGGCCGCGAAAGGCTGCGGCGTCAACCTGCTGGCGCAGGTGAAGGCGGCGGTCGGCGATCTCGACAAGGTCGTGCGCGTGGTCCGGCTCGGCGGCTTCGTCAATTCGGCGCCCGACTTCCTCGACGGGCCCAAGGTGCTCAACGGCGCCTCCGACCTGATGGTCGCAGCGTTCGGCGACAAGGGCCGGCACGCCCGCACCACCGTCGGCGTGTCGGCGCTGCCGTCGGACGCGGCGGTGGAAGTCGAAGGCGTGTTCGAGGTTGAGTGA